In one window of Nocardiopsis aegyptia DNA:
- a CDS encoding malate dehydrogenase — translation MAQVPVNVTVTGAAGQIGYALLFRIASGQLLGADTPVKLRLLEIPQAVKAAEGTAMELDDCAFPLLQGIDIFDDARQAFEGANVGLLVGARPRGKGMERGDLLQANGGIFKPQGEAINAGAADDIRVLVVGNPANTNALIAQSHAPDVPAERFTAMTRLDHNRALTQLAKKLDVSINDIKKLTIWGNHSATQYPDLFHAEVNGANAAKAVGDQAWLENDFIPTVAKRGAAIIEARGASSAASAANAAIDHVHDWVNGTPEGDWTSAAIPSDGSYGVPEGLISSFPVVSKNGKWEIVQGLEIDDFSRGRIDASVKELVEERDTVKELGLV, via the coding sequence ATGGCCCAAGTACCCGTCAACGTCACCGTCACCGGCGCCGCCGGCCAGATCGGCTACGCCCTGCTGTTCCGGATCGCCTCCGGCCAGCTGCTCGGCGCCGACACCCCGGTGAAGCTGCGCCTGCTGGAGATCCCGCAGGCCGTCAAGGCCGCCGAGGGCACGGCGATGGAGCTGGACGACTGCGCCTTCCCCCTGCTGCAGGGCATCGACATCTTCGACGACGCCCGCCAGGCGTTCGAGGGCGCCAACGTGGGCCTGCTGGTCGGCGCGCGTCCCCGCGGCAAGGGCATGGAGCGCGGTGACCTCCTCCAGGCCAACGGCGGCATCTTCAAGCCCCAGGGCGAGGCCATCAACGCCGGCGCGGCCGACGACATCCGCGTCCTGGTGGTCGGCAACCCCGCCAACACCAACGCCCTCATCGCGCAGAGCCACGCTCCCGACGTGCCCGCCGAGCGCTTCACCGCGATGACGCGCCTGGACCACAACCGCGCGCTCACTCAGCTCGCCAAGAAGCTCGACGTGTCGATCAACGACATCAAGAAGCTCACCATCTGGGGCAACCACTCCGCCACCCAGTACCCCGACCTGTTCCACGCCGAGGTCAACGGCGCCAACGCCGCCAAGGCCGTCGGCGACCAGGCCTGGCTGGAGAACGACTTCATCCCGACCGTCGCCAAGCGCGGCGCCGCGATCATCGAGGCCCGGGGCGCCTCCTCGGCCGCCTCCGCCGCCAACGCCGCCATCGACCACGTCCACGACTGGGTCAACGGCACCCCCGAGGGCGACTGGACCTCCGCGGCCATCCCCTCCGACGGTTCCTACGGCGTTCCCGAGGGCCTCATCTCCTCCTTCCCCGTCGTGTCGAAGAACGGCAAGTGGGAGATCGTCCAGGGCCTGGAGATCGACGACTTCTCGCGCGGCCGCATCGACGCCTCCGTCAAGGAGCTCGTCGAGGAGCGCGACACCGTCAAGGAGCTCGGCCTGGTCTGA
- a CDS encoding DEAD/DEAH box helicase has translation MSLIDVLPAEPEPDSLFEAFASWCEERGLTLYPHQEEALIEVVSGSNVILNTPTGSGKSMVATGALFAALARDECAFYTAPIKALVSEKFFDLCKIFGTENVGMMTGDASVNSDAPIVCCTAEVLAQIALVEGAHADINTVVMDEFHFYAEPDRGWAWQVPLLEMPQAQFLLMSATLGDVSRFEEDLEKRTGRSTAVVASAERPVPLYYDYRVTPLHETLEELLGDGQAPVYIVHFTQAQAIERAQSLTSINMCTKEEKAAIADEIGNFRFTTKFGRNLSRYVRHGIGVHHAGMLPKYRRLVERLAQAGLLKVICGTDTLGVGVNVPIRTVLFTALSKYDGVRVRRLRAREFHQIAGRAGRAGFDTVGHVVAQAPEHVIENEKALAKAGDDTKKRRKVVRKKAPEGFVAWDEATFQKLIAADPEPLTSRFRVSNAMLLSVISRPGNCFAAMKHLLTENHDDRRTQRRHIHEAIAIYRSLLDGGIVETLPEPDAQGRTARLTVDLQADFALNQPLSTFALAALELLDKESPTYHLDALTVVESTLDDPRQILGAQLNKARGEAVQQMKMDGIEYDERMERLEEIDYPKPLEELLDHAYEVYRTGHPWVGDHPLRPKTVARDMYERAMTFVEYVGHYELARSEGLVLRYLASAYKALNQTVPDDAKTEELRDLTEWLGELVRQVDSSLLDEWEQLTNPEEEAPEGVEPAEERVRPITANARAFKVLVRNEMFRRVELASRRRYGDLGKLSQDGEWTGEEWAEAVEAYYAEHDTIGTGPDARGPQMLLIEEESGLWRVRQIFADPAGDHDWGISAEVDLAASDAEGRAVVHVVDVNRL, from the coding sequence GTGAGTCTCATCGATGTTCTTCCCGCCGAACCCGAACCCGATTCCCTCTTCGAGGCGTTCGCCTCGTGGTGCGAGGAGCGGGGCCTCACCCTGTACCCACATCAGGAGGAGGCGCTCATCGAGGTCGTCTCCGGGTCCAACGTCATCCTCAACACCCCCACCGGTTCCGGCAAGAGCATGGTCGCCACCGGCGCCCTCTTCGCCGCGCTGGCCCGAGACGAGTGCGCGTTCTACACCGCGCCCATCAAGGCCCTGGTGTCGGAGAAGTTCTTCGACCTCTGCAAGATCTTCGGCACCGAGAACGTCGGCATGATGACCGGCGACGCCAGCGTCAACTCCGACGCCCCCATCGTGTGCTGCACCGCCGAGGTCCTCGCCCAGATCGCGCTGGTCGAGGGCGCGCACGCGGACATCAACACCGTGGTCATGGACGAGTTCCACTTCTACGCCGAACCCGACCGCGGCTGGGCCTGGCAGGTCCCCCTCCTGGAGATGCCCCAGGCCCAGTTCCTGCTGATGTCGGCGACCCTGGGCGACGTCAGCCGCTTCGAGGAGGACCTGGAGAAGCGCACCGGCCGCTCCACCGCCGTGGTCGCCTCCGCCGAGCGCCCCGTCCCCCTCTACTACGACTACCGCGTCACCCCCCTGCACGAGACGCTGGAGGAGCTGCTCGGCGACGGCCAGGCCCCCGTGTACATCGTGCACTTCACCCAGGCGCAGGCCATCGAGCGCGCACAGTCGCTGACCAGCATCAACATGTGCACCAAGGAGGAGAAGGCGGCGATCGCCGACGAGATCGGCAACTTCCGCTTCACCACCAAGTTCGGCCGGAACCTGTCCCGCTACGTGCGGCACGGCATCGGCGTGCACCACGCCGGGATGCTCCCCAAGTACCGGCGCCTCGTCGAACGGCTCGCACAGGCCGGGCTGCTCAAGGTCATCTGCGGCACCGACACCCTCGGCGTGGGCGTCAACGTGCCCATCCGCACGGTCCTGTTCACCGCCCTGAGCAAGTACGACGGCGTGCGCGTGCGCCGCCTGCGCGCCCGCGAGTTCCACCAGATCGCCGGACGGGCCGGCCGCGCCGGGTTCGACACCGTCGGCCACGTGGTCGCCCAGGCGCCCGAGCACGTCATCGAGAACGAGAAGGCCCTGGCCAAGGCGGGCGACGACACCAAGAAGCGGCGCAAGGTGGTGCGCAAGAAGGCCCCGGAGGGCTTCGTCGCCTGGGACGAGGCGACGTTCCAGAAGCTCATCGCCGCCGACCCCGAACCGCTCACCTCCCGGTTCCGGGTGAGCAACGCGATGCTGCTGAGCGTGATCTCGCGGCCCGGCAACTGCTTCGCCGCCATGAAGCACCTGCTCACCGAGAACCACGACGACCGCAGGACCCAGCGCCGCCACATCCACGAGGCGATCGCCATCTACCGTTCGCTGCTGGACGGCGGCATCGTCGAGACGCTGCCGGAGCCCGACGCCCAGGGCCGCACCGCGCGCCTGACCGTCGACCTGCAGGCCGACTTCGCGCTCAACCAGCCGCTGTCCACGTTCGCGCTGGCCGCACTGGAGCTGCTCGACAAGGAGTCGCCGACCTACCACCTGGACGCGCTCACCGTCGTGGAGTCCACCCTGGACGACCCGCGGCAGATCCTCGGCGCCCAGCTCAACAAGGCCCGCGGCGAGGCAGTCCAGCAGATGAAGATGGACGGTATCGAGTACGACGAGCGCATGGAGCGGCTGGAGGAGATCGACTACCCCAAGCCGCTGGAGGAGCTGCTCGACCACGCCTACGAGGTCTACCGGACCGGCCACCCCTGGGTGGGCGACCACCCGCTGCGGCCCAAGACGGTGGCGCGCGACATGTACGAGCGCGCGATGACCTTCGTCGAGTACGTGGGCCACTACGAGCTGGCGCGCTCGGAGGGTCTCGTCCTGCGCTACCTCGCCAGTGCCTACAAGGCGCTGAACCAGACGGTGCCCGACGACGCCAAGACGGAGGAGCTGCGCGACCTCACCGAGTGGCTGGGCGAGCTGGTCCGCCAGGTCGACTCCAGCCTGCTCGACGAGTGGGAGCAGCTCACCAACCCCGAGGAGGAGGCCCCCGAGGGCGTCGAGCCGGCCGAGGAGCGGGTGCGGCCGATCACCGCCAACGCCCGCGCCTTCAAGGTGCTGGTGCGCAACGAGATGTTCCGCCGCGTGGAGCTGGCCTCCCGCCGCCGCTACGGCGACCTCGGCAAGCTCTCCCAGGACGGGGAGTGGACCGGCGAGGAGTGGGCGGAGGCGGTCGAGGCGTACTACGCCGAGCACGACACGATCGGGACCGGCCCGGACGCCCGCGGCCCGCAGATGCTGCTCATCGAGGAGGAATCCGGCCTGTGGCGGGTCCGGCAGATCTTCGCCGACCCGGCGGGCGACCACGACTGGGGCATCAGCGCGGAGGTCGACCTCGCCGCCTCCGACGCCGAGGGCCGAGCGGTCGTGCACGTCGTGGACGTCAACCGCTTGTGA
- a CDS encoding deaminase, which yields MSPVGPPPADGDADAHWLRRTVELSRLCPASDTAFSVGAVVVAADGAVLGEGYSRRDDPHDHAEEVALREVDTADPRLVGATLYSSLEPCSARASRPLACTGLILTTPVPRVVFAWREPALFVDCDGAERLAAAGRTVVERPDLAAGVREANAHLMV from the coding sequence GTGAGCCCCGTCGGGCCGCCGCCCGCCGACGGGGACGCCGACGCGCACTGGCTGCGCCGCACGGTCGAGCTGTCGCGGCTGTGCCCGGCCTCGGACACCGCGTTCTCGGTGGGCGCCGTGGTGGTGGCCGCCGACGGGGCCGTGCTCGGCGAGGGCTACTCACGCCGCGACGACCCCCACGACCACGCGGAGGAGGTGGCCCTGCGCGAGGTGGACACGGCCGACCCCCGGTTGGTGGGGGCCACCCTGTACTCGTCCCTGGAGCCGTGCAGTGCCCGCGCCTCACGGCCGCTGGCCTGCACCGGGCTGATCCTCACCACTCCCGTGCCCCGCGTGGTGTTCGCCTGGCGCGAGCCCGCGCTGTTCGTGGACTGCGACGGGGCCGAACGGCTGGCCGCGGCCGGCCGGACCGTGGTGGAGCGCCCCGACCTCGCGGCCGGCGTCCGGGAGGCCAACGCCCACCTCATGGTGTGA
- a CDS encoding RibD family protein, translated as MDRPYTILSCAMSIDGRIDDAGPDRLRLSNDADFAEIDALRAECDAILVGAGTLRADNPRLLVRSPELRNRRRAEGRPENLLKCVVTRSGDLDPAARFFTTGEAGAVVHTGGAGLRNARRALAGRPADLPPVDVADAGDPPTAKGVLTDLAGRGVGRLLVEGGGHIHTMFLTEGLVDELRLAVAPFFVGEEDAPRFVLPGPFAFTPSSPLRLAEARALGDVAVLRYVAGRAGDRA; from the coding sequence ATGGACCGTCCGTACACCATCCTGAGCTGCGCGATGTCGATCGACGGCCGCATCGACGACGCCGGTCCCGACCGGTTGCGCCTGTCCAACGACGCCGACTTCGCCGAGATCGACGCGCTGCGCGCCGAGTGCGACGCGATCCTCGTCGGCGCGGGCACGCTGCGTGCCGACAACCCCCGCCTGCTCGTACGCTCGCCGGAACTGCGGAACCGGCGCCGCGCCGAGGGCCGGCCCGAGAACCTGCTCAAGTGCGTGGTCACCCGGTCCGGTGACCTCGACCCCGCCGCACGGTTCTTCACCACCGGCGAGGCCGGAGCGGTCGTGCACACCGGGGGAGCGGGCCTGCGCAACGCCCGCCGCGCGCTCGCGGGGCGCCCGGCCGACCTGCCGCCCGTCGACGTCGCCGACGCCGGGGACCCGCCCACGGCCAAGGGCGTCCTCACCGACCTCGCCGGCCGGGGCGTGGGCCGCCTCCTCGTGGAGGGCGGCGGGCACATCCACACGATGTTCCTCACCGAGGGCCTGGTCGACGAACTGCGCCTGGCCGTGGCCCCCTTCTTCGTCGGAGAGGAGGACGCGCCGCGCTTCGTCCTGCCCGGCCCCTTCGCCTTCACCCCGTCCTCGCCGCTGCGCCTGGCGGAGGCGCGCGCGCTCGGCGACGTAGCCGTCCTGCGCTACGTGGCCGGCCGGGCCGGGGACCGCGCGTGA